Genomic DNA from Paramisgurnus dabryanus chromosome 11, PD_genome_1.1, whole genome shotgun sequence:
ttattatgCACTGAACCGAGACTTCAGTGTAGATAAACAAGAAATCGAGTCAGATTGACaagcatgcatttaaaaatccCAATTGCCAGTATAACATTAAGCTTTCTTATTAAAagttacattttattaagttaatgTCAATGATTCCCTTGAGTACTTTgatttgatatgccatttaattATCCAGTTGAATTAATAAGCAAGAGTTTAAGTTTGTCCAACTCATGTTTCATAGTCAACAAAATCCCACTGACTTGGGATTTTGTTGGCATTGGGTTTCCAGTAATACTGCTAACGGGACAGTGACACTCTCTTTCTCCATGAccatatatattcatatatttctGTTTAACTCAGACTAACCTTGAACCAAAAGGTCAACACACAAGAGCCTTGTTGCATGTATGGGAAATctaataactgctttatttcATATCTGGGGTACAGAGGAGCTTTACTATGTGATTACAAGAATTACAGATCGTTCTGACTCTGTGAAACTCATCTCTGGAGCCAAACATATTGTGTAAACTTGTCCCTGTTGTCTCTGGAAACTCACTAAAGGAAGgtttaaacaaacattgttTCAACCGTTGGTACAAAAAACAGCTTTGCTCTCTGAGCCAGGAGACCAGCAAACTATAGTACATAAGGTTGGTTGTTGTTTCTTTCCTCTAGCAGGGAAACACGTGTTGCACTAAAAGATTTATGTCCACAAGCAAATCAAATCTCTTGACCTGGACACGAATACAAGAGCATGCATGCTAATAACCAGCCTGGATCTAAATAGTTTACTCATCTTTACGATTATCCACATTGTTGCATTCactgtcattattttctcatctATCATGTCATTTAAAAGCACTTCATTTCCAACATTCAGATGGCAACGCTTAAGTTGCCCTTGTCTTTTGTTTGCATGCATATTTTTTAACTTACAAAACAATAAGAAGTTTACAAATTAAAAGAGAATGAGAAGAGTCAATTCACGCACGTaggctgttataaaacaatgcAGGTCAGTCCGAATAGCGTGTACATGCTTTCTACAGCAGGCATTACAATAAAATGATTTCTATCCTATAGCTGTCATATTGAGAATTACGATTTTCTTTCATAAAAGCTAACTTAAAAAAGTACTTTGTTAAATATCGTGAGCATCTTGAAGTTTCTCAATATGTCTGAATTTCGAAATGGGTATTTGCTTACtattcagtccctccagaaaaacgcgattatgcgatcaaccaaagtccgcatatttatgcagggggcgcattttttaaatacgctGCACTTTCGCCGCacaaattgcagatttctgctcaCAAAATTCGGGGGGCTTGCaggatttcataatccccgcattttcgtagcaaaaagtcatatatatcttagcagaaagttgaaaattgttgcatttatttcacacatgcgcagccatgtcccctgttgtcatggaaatgttaggaagtgacgtaattacgcgaagtgaacatcaatgaaaagctgcaaactgtttttgcaatttcacacagtttttgcaagttcccgcaatttttgcaagttcccgcaatttcattgcataaaattgcataaatatcccgcatatattccattatatttttttaagaaaacgttcCGCAAGATTAAGGATTTTtacccgcaacaatcacaaaaaacctccacgtttttctggaaggacggACTATTATGGGCACTCAAAGGTTCTTGTAGCTCTGTtggaagaacattgcgttaaCAATGCagaaggttgtgggttcaattcccagaaaacacacatacagataaaaaaatctaatgcataaatgtaaattttttttaaaaagacacTCACCAATAGGAAGAACCAAGAAGAACGGAAGCCAGCACAGGACAAAGCATCCAACCACGATGCCCAAGGTCTTAGCTGCCTTTTTTTCACGTGAGAACTTGAGCAGACGCAAAGCGAAGTGTGTCCTGTTTCTTAACGTCTCGTCCTCAGACGCCGTGGTGTTGCCGCGGTGTATCCTCAGGGTTACAACCTCAGAGGCGTGATCAGTTTTTTTAGTTTTCTGTCCACTAATCAGTCCACGCGTCTCTCTCCTCGCCACCACATACACACGGCAGTACATTGACAAGATGACCACCAGCGGGAGGTAGAAAGACCCGAATGCTGAGAAGATGGCATAGCCTGGTTCCTCTGTTATCTTGCATACAGACTCGTCCTTCGGCGCCGGTTCCTTCCAGCCAAACAAAGGCCCGATAGAAATGGTGATGGACAGTGCCCACAGCGCAACCAATGCCAGCAACGCCCGCCGCTCCGTCATAATCGAAGGGTACTGCAGAGGATAGCTAACACCGATACATCTGTCCACCGAAATCACACACAGGCTCATGATAGACGCCGTGCAGCAAAGAACATCCATGGCCGCCCATACGTCACAAAAGGGCCGACCGAAGACCCAACGGCCTAGCATCTCAAAGATGGCAGAGAATGGAAGAACCGTTGAACTTAGCAAAAGGTCTGCTACTGCCAAGTTCACAATGAAGTAATGGGTAACCGTGCGTAGATTGCGATGGCAAACCACAGAGAGGATAACCAAGATGTTGCCCAGAACTCCAAAAACAATGAAGACCGCCAACACAATGCCCAACCCTACAGCCTTCATAACATTCAGCTCTGGGATGAGAACCTGGCTGCAGTTGGTGCAGTTGTCAGCAAACGATTCAGGGGTCATGTTGTCTTTTAGGGGACTCATCTGCTCAAGATATTGTTCAAGGAGGATACTTCTGCTATGTGGTATCCGGTGCTGGCCTCAGTTTAGTTCGTTCCTCAATATTGGATTCTCTCCAGCGGTCCGAGAAATGGTCGAAACCGGTACTGCGTTGGCTGAGATACAAGGACATTGAAGCATTTCCAGTGAGGCGTCCATCTGCCAGAGAACGTAATGAAATTGTTTGTCTCTTTTTCCAACTTCCTAGATGGACTTTTAATGATCTGCCTTTATGGAAAATAGCTGTGGGAGCAAAAATAAACATCACAAAGTTAACATATTGTACTGTTCGAAAAGTCAGAAATTCTGTCATGAAAATCATAAATTGTAGGAGATTGTTTTGACATGCTCATAACCGTATGCAGCTGGTGAGTCggattaaacaaaacaaaaacagatcAGATTGAGAGAAAAGACACGTCTTTGAAATTTGTATGGTCTATTACGCTACAAGCCGAATTTGGCTGTAAGGTCTTGTAATTTCATCTGTACAGATGATCTGTCTTCGATGCATCGATGGATCAGTGGTATGAAGATGTTAACAGCTTAATTACCTCTCTACACCTGCTAATCTCTTCACAGGTTCATAAAGCTCCTAATGTCCATGTGCTGCTTGATTTACATTCAAAGTACGGGGTGATGTCATTGATGTCGAGGTTGAAAAGCAAATAATAAGGACAAAGTCAAAAGCTTTTTGGCATGCGATGTGCAGATTTTTGGCTAAAGAGCAGATTCCAGTCTAGATGGATCTGATCATGAAACACCTGTGCGGGTTTTTGTTTGAAAACTGTAAAACGGAGAGAAATTTAATTAAAGCTGGGCTTTATCAACGTACAAATTCCATTCATCATCCAACAATTTCTCTGTTTTTCGCTATTTATTCATGCATGCAAATTAAGTGTGAAATTATTTCTCTTGAGAACGACAGACGAGGGCATGACATTAAATTATGAGCTAGTTTCAGTGGATATTGTTTAACACGTTCATTCATTTATAGTACATCGAACACAAGCGCCGTGATAATGGATTGCTCTCTGTGGATCCCATTCACATCTAATGCTATTCTGATGGGTTCTATTAAGATTTTCCTCTGGACCGAGTAATTTATCACGTCAAACACAAGACCAATGcgggcaaaataaaataaacggTCACTCGGTTCCCATGCATCTCTAATAGAGTCACTATCTAGTACGCACAAATCACATTAAAATCTGTTCAGGAGGTTCGGCCGAATTTCAATGTCTTTTCGAGGATGTTTTGCAAATGCAGTTTTCCTGTATGATGATTTTTCATCTGGGTGAACCTGACTTTTCTTTCAAATCCTGTTTGGCCATCCATGCATGGATTTAATTTTATCTCACTTATGTCTTGGATGCCATTTATTTACCTAACCCCAAGTAGCAACATCATAGAGATTTGGACCGATATGTCACCCAGAAGACTTACTTTTTTATATCCACACAGGACAACAACTACCTCTTACaagcattttaaaaagattGTGTCCTGTAAAAAACAGACTTTTTTCTTCACAGTAGTGAAAAATGCACCTACTGGGGAAAAACACAAGGCTCCCTTGTAATTTTTTCAGTTTCAAGCTCTCTAATTCCCCTTCAATCAAGCCTAATTCTTATGCTTGCGAAAAGAAAAAAGCATgccaaaacatatttaaacttCAAACGCTTTCAGGCAAATCTGTCGGCTGCCAAACAAAATTCATTTTCTCCTGTTCATATAAAacgtattgttttgttttgtttattttgtgacaTTTCTGACTACCTGACCTCCAGAAATTAGTTTTACTTTAACAAATGTCTCTAACACAATGCCTGACACAATGAGACTGATGGGAAAATGTaaattgtttttgctccgtctGCTGCATCTATTTTTAATGCCGTCAAAGTGATTTTCAAGCATGCAAACTACCGTACCAGCAGGGACACGTGAATTTGCGGACACCGGGAATCCTCTACAATCTCGAACTGTATGCACGCTTCGGTTTATCATTCTGATGATTTTTTTCCCATTACTATACCATTATTTCTCCAGATTGACACTAATTGCATCTAATGAGATTGCCCACCAGCCGTTTCCGAGTCTATCAATTTACTTTGAAAGGAGAAATGCGTGCGAGATTAACACTCCCACTCTCGCGTTTCCGACATCAGTCGAAATATTGATCGGATTGCCAGCATAATGAGGCGCAGAGGTGACTTCTGCACTGGCTGGACAATACAGAAGTGTTAGGAAATAAAATGACTCCGCTCAACTGGGAATTGTGCTTTAGAAAACAGGACCTGTTAGGTTGTTGGTGacgtacacaaacacacacctaaGGTTTAACGTTTAATGGGTCTATTACTACACTGTATTAACACAAATATTTCATTTTACATTATCTGGAAATATAATTAAACCACATTTTAAACCGAGAAGTCACAACTAaggacggtttcacatttggtgcgattgcctggtccgaacccaagttcgattgctcccccctccctatgccccccatggactgtgttcacatattatttttgcatccgaaccgcggtacgcttgcatcatcaagctgcagccggcgcgttTTCATGTTGCTTGGTaaccgctgtaaacgagaagacgacaagAGATGGGCTGcatcccaaaccgcatacttccatactatatagtaggcgaaaagcactacttctcgtactctttgcctactatatagtatggaagtaggcgatttgggacgcagccatgatttctgaatgcctccgcaaaaattgacgtcggcggacagcctgttgtcatcgaaacgactttagtatgtttggggcagacagacgcaagtgcgtttctgtattatttctttgaaaacaaaaccaaaggtttaaaaaaataagaacaaaagtcaacaaaaagtcaagtcgatttggtacgattgcgctcacattagcagcgaaccgatctggagttcacatgaaccggaccccagaccaccctttttaagcggactcgagtacgtttcgcgggtgcgcacccgagttcggaagacaacatcatccaaatgtaccgaactctgatgtcaatcgaacccgggtgcgcaccaaaagtgctaatgtgaaaacgccctaaAAGGCAGAAAGCATAAAATGCATTGCACTTgcgcatttggcagacgcttttatccaaacaaCTTACAGTACATAAGGTAGGCTATACATTAATGCTATGCtataccactgagctata
This window encodes:
- the adra1aa gene encoding adrenoceptor alpha 1Aa, producing the protein MSPLKDNMTPESFADNCTNCSQVLIPELNVMKAVGLGIVLAVFIVFGVLGNILVILSVVCHRNLRTVTHYFIVNLAVADLLLSSTVLPFSAIFEMLGRWVFGRPFCDVWAAMDVLCCTASIMSLCVISVDRCIGVSYPLQYPSIMTERRALLALVALWALSITISIGPLFGWKEPAPKDESVCKITEEPGYAIFSAFGSFYLPLVVILSMYCRVYVVARRETRGLISGQKTKKTDHASEVVTLRIHRGNTTASEDETLRNRTHFALRLLKFSREKKAAKTLGIVVGCFVLCWLPFFLVLPIGSIFPKYKPSDTVFKITFWLGYFNSCINPIIYPCSSQEFKKAFLSVLGAHCLRKRSMPSHPLYQGHSPRHAQSQLIALGFTSRDIPSRLSPSSSIALSRSPSSRDGRDWQAPSRASSVGTTGVSGGVSVGARVAGMCGKNLLRTCCAVRTDSPQPDVPTHNSLPVIKIHQLSLCEDGDAV